A portion of the Chryseobacterium tructae genome contains these proteins:
- a CDS encoding oligosaccharide flippase family protein: protein MSNLKQKFNDLLKSDLNKRIFSHSFWILSGNILSKAILLVATILMAKYLNKHEYGQFGIIKSTILMFAMFAGMELGITATKYISQYKVTNPSKVEKIVGLSNFFAITISIIISIIVFVFAKEIAKQINAPALFPEIRISSFILFFSSLNGIQNGILAGLEKFKVISINSAIAGVISSVFMIVASVYGDLELITIAFGSNFVILFLLNFISLKTNFFSEYNIQIFSKRNFDEVHVLWKFSLPAILAG from the coding sequence ATGAGTAATTTAAAACAAAAATTTAATGATTTACTTAAATCAGATCTTAACAAACGTATTTTTAGTCATAGCTTCTGGATCTTAAGTGGTAATATTTTATCCAAAGCAATATTATTAGTTGCGACAATTTTGATGGCCAAATATTTAAATAAACATGAATATGGTCAATTTGGAATTATTAAGTCTACTATTCTTATGTTTGCAATGTTTGCCGGCATGGAATTAGGAATTACAGCAACAAAATATATTTCTCAGTATAAAGTAACAAATCCATCAAAAGTTGAAAAGATTGTAGGACTTTCCAATTTCTTTGCCATCACTATTAGTATAATCATTTCAATTATAGTTTTTGTTTTTGCTAAAGAAATTGCGAAACAAATAAATGCACCTGCATTATTTCCAGAAATAAGGATCAGTTCATTTATCTTATTTTTTTCATCTCTAAATGGGATTCAAAATGGAATTTTAGCAGGACTAGAGAAATTTAAAGTCATTTCAATAAATAGTGCTATTGCAGGGGTTATTTCATCTGTTTTTATGATTGTTGCTTCTGTGTATGGGGATTTAGAATTAATTACTATTGCCTTTGGAAGTAATTTTGTTATTTTATTTTTGCTCAATTTTATCTCTTTAAAAACTAATTTTTTCTCAGAATATAATATTCAGATTTTTAGCAAACGTAATTTTGACGAGGTTCATGTACTATGGAAATTCAGCCTTCCTGCAATATTAGCAGGTTAA
- a CDS encoding oligosaccharide flippase family protein — protein sequence MVGPVTWYCNYLLVNQINGYQQMANFDIANQWRNTILFIPAALSQIALPLLSSSLGDKKEYKSIYIRNIKLNFYIAFFFVIVLVIMSPGIIYFYGDKYSDALLPLIIMFVTTGLIAINNVIGQAIASQDKMWLGFFVNLLWAIILIICSYIFIVINQWGAVGISLAYLISYISHTLVQFLYIKRFL from the coding sequence ATGGTAGGACCAGTGACTTGGTATTGTAATTATTTATTGGTAAATCAGATTAATGGTTATCAGCAGATGGCTAATTTTGATATTGCCAATCAATGGAGAAATACAATATTATTTATTCCAGCAGCATTGAGCCAAATAGCTTTGCCATTACTCTCATCCAGTTTGGGAGATAAAAAGGAATATAAGTCAATCTATATAAGAAACATAAAGCTAAACTTTTATATTGCTTTTTTCTTTGTAATAGTTTTAGTTATAATGTCACCAGGTATTATTTATTTTTACGGAGATAAGTATTCTGATGCTCTTTTACCATTAATTATAATGTTTGTTACTACAGGTTTAATCGCAATTAATAATGTGATTGGACAGGCAATTGCAAGCCAAGATAAAATGTGGCTGGGCTTTTTTGTAAATTTATTGTGGGCAATAATTCTTATTATTTGTAGTTACATTTTCATTGTTATTAATCAGTGGGGTGCTGTAGGGATTTCCCTCGCTTATCTGATAAGCTATATTTCCCATACATTAGTTCAGTTTTTATATATTAAAAGATTTTTATAA
- a CDS encoding EpsG family protein has protein sequence MGIALLGGMPINRTIKTLAIIIVLTLFAGSRLDIDNDYLLYRFFFEFIPKSFSEFRKEFGVDTCIYFVTSFSRLLFYNTESIINFSFLVFAFLGVTTKMVTISKYAHYYLLSILIYFTNLFLIQEMTTIRAGVAAGIFLMALPDMIEKRYWPLCLKIALCFVFHSSSVFFIIVFLLIKFVKDIKYYYIALGISALFVLLNVDIVSLLRLDLISPKVAVYLEIMRWFDEGKVNIFNFRIIISLFFLVYFAFVYKKHIKNDATFDMLFKIHVISLFLFFALSLSAVTFSLRSFELLSVIQILLYPLIIKTMHPKVKIFGPIIIIIICIIQLYYMVDVSDVLKPYKSWL, from the coding sequence TTGGGAATAGCTCTTTTAGGAGGGATGCCTATCAATAGAACAATCAAAACGCTTGCAATAATAATAGTGCTCACACTATTTGCAGGATCCAGATTGGATATTGATAATGATTATCTTTTATATCGGTTTTTTTTTGAATTTATCCCCAAAAGCTTTTCTGAATTTAGAAAAGAGTTCGGTGTTGATACATGTATTTACTTTGTAACTTCATTTTCAAGACTTCTCTTCTATAATACAGAGAGTATCATAAATTTTTCTTTTTTGGTTTTTGCCTTTTTGGGTGTTACCACAAAAATGGTTACCATCTCAAAATATGCTCATTATTATTTATTATCCATATTAATATATTTTACGAATCTTTTTCTTATTCAGGAAATGACCACTATTAGAGCTGGAGTAGCTGCCGGAATATTTTTAATGGCGCTCCCGGATATGATTGAAAAAAGATATTGGCCATTATGTCTGAAAATTGCACTATGCTTTGTTTTTCATTCCAGTAGTGTTTTTTTTATAATTGTTTTTCTATTAATTAAATTTGTTAAGGATATTAAGTACTATTATATTGCTTTAGGAATTTCGGCTTTGTTTGTTCTTTTAAATGTAGATATTGTAAGCCTCTTAAGGTTAGATCTAATATCCCCTAAAGTAGCAGTTTATCTTGAAATTATGCGATGGTTTGATGAGGGAAAAGTCAATATATTTAATTTTAGAATTATTATTTCATTATTTTTCTTAGTATATTTTGCTTTTGTTTATAAAAAGCATATAAAGAATGATGCGACTTTCGATATGTTATTTAAGATTCACGTCATTTCGTTATTTTTATTTTTTGCTCTAAGTTTATCTGCCGTTACGTTTTCATTAAGATCTTTTGAGCTTTTAAGTGTAATTCAGATTCTTCTTTATCCGCTTATCATAAAAACAATGCATCCAAAGGTTAAAATTTTTGGACCAATTATTATTATCATTATTTGTATAATCCAACTTTATTATATGGTGGATGTATCTGATGTTCTTAAACCATATAAATCCTGGCTTTAA
- a CDS encoding glycosyltransferase — translation MILFGIVTYKEIFWECKTFQTLLHSFRKNKKEDEKIHVFVFDNTDVDTWNLILPSFDDIKLYYIHNKTNPGISFAYNSIAEYAKNEGINYITFLDQDTELPLNFYEVYSNSCLTNQPLYAPKIYAGGKLVSPSRYVNFRSVLFDEITEKELPLQKISCINTGMMIKTETFFMNKGYNPSLRLDFCDHEFIERLSHFNINMSILQVKINQNFSFLENTKQQDISRYRLFVRDLKVYAKSSGKETKMFFYVDLPRLLKLTFRHKTFAFFKIRLGISN, via the coding sequence ATGATCTTATTCGGAATTGTCACTTATAAAGAAATATTTTGGGAATGTAAAACCTTTCAGACCCTTTTACACTCTTTTAGAAAAAATAAAAAAGAGGATGAAAAAATACATGTATTTGTATTTGATAATACAGACGTAGATACTTGGAATTTAATACTACCAAGTTTTGACGACATCAAGCTTTATTATATACATAATAAAACGAATCCGGGAATTTCTTTTGCATATAACAGTATCGCTGAGTATGCTAAAAATGAAGGAATTAATTATATAACATTCCTGGATCAGGATACAGAATTACCGTTAAATTTCTACGAGGTATATAGTAATAGTTGCTTGACGAATCAACCATTGTATGCCCCTAAGATTTATGCTGGGGGTAAGCTTGTTTCTCCAAGTAGATATGTTAATTTTAGGTCTGTTTTATTTGATGAGATCACTGAAAAAGAACTTCCTTTACAAAAAATTTCTTGTATCAATACAGGAATGATGATAAAAACAGAAACTTTTTTTATGAATAAAGGATATAATCCAAGTCTTAGATTAGACTTTTGTGATCATGAATTCATTGAAAGACTTTCTCACTTTAATATAAATATGTCAATTCTTCAGGTTAAGATTAACCAGAATTTTTCATTTTTAGAAAATACCAAGCAACAAGACATTTCAAGATACAGATTATTTGTAAGAGATCTTAAGGTATATGCAAAATCAAGTGGAAAGGAAACAAAAATGTTTTTTTATGTAGATCTGCCGAGGCTTTTAAAACTTACATTTCGACATAAAACATTTGCATTTTTCAAAATCAGATTAGGAATCAGTAATTAA
- a CDS encoding glycosyltransferase: MEKNNSVSICMAVYNGEKYIQGQLISILDQLNEGDEIIVVNDFSKDNTVDIIKSFQHPQIKIFENEKNMGHVKSFERAIALSQNEFIFLSDQDDLWMPNKIKFFKEYLDKNNVQLVSSSFICFDNDYNINNDKIYKLDKNASNKYFENIVRIFLGNIPYFGCAMGFRRDFLKVILPFPDYIEAHDLWIGMASNIIKSNLHIEENSILHRIHNANATTSKRSIVKKINSRYIFLKSYIELNKRKKNL; the protein is encoded by the coding sequence ATGGAGAAGAATAATAGTGTATCAATATGCATGGCAGTATATAATGGAGAGAAATATATACAAGGACAGCTTATCTCCATTCTTGATCAACTGAATGAAGGAGATGAAATCATTGTTGTAAATGATTTTTCCAAGGACAATACTGTTGATATTATCAAATCATTTCAACATCCCCAGATTAAGATTTTTGAGAACGAAAAAAATATGGGTCATGTAAAATCATTTGAAAGAGCAATAGCACTTTCACAAAATGAATTCATTTTTCTGAGTGATCAGGATGATCTTTGGATGCCCAATAAAATAAAATTTTTTAAAGAGTATTTAGATAAAAATAATGTACAATTAGTTTCTTCAAGTTTTATATGTTTTGATAATGATTATAATATTAATAATGACAAAATTTATAAATTAGATAAAAATGCATCCAATAAATATTTTGAAAATATTGTTCGTATTTTCTTAGGCAATATCCCTTATTTTGGATGTGCAATGGGATTCAGAAGAGACTTTTTGAAAGTTATACTTCCATTTCCGGACTATATTGAGGCGCATGATCTATGGATTGGGATGGCATCAAACATTATAAAATCTAATTTACATATTGAAGAAAATAGTATTTTGCATAGAATTCATAATGCCAATGCAACAACATCAAAAAGATCAATTGTTAAAAAAATAAATTCCAGATATATCTTTTTAAAATCTTATATTGAGCTGAATAAGAGGAAGAAGAATTTATAA
- a CDS encoding N-acetyl sugar amidotransferase: protein MRKYQICTKTIMDTSDSGIIFNEAGESDYYTNFIENILPVWNYGKGRENDLNEIAAKIKKTNSNKDFDCIIGLSGGLDSSYTAYIAKEKMGLRPLLYHVDAGWNTHQAVSNIEKLVNGLNLELYTDVINWGEMKDLQRSFFHAQVPDVDMPQDVAFFSSLYKFARKNNIKYILTGSNYSTECCREPEEWGAYPGIDSVLINDIHAKYGNKKLKSFPIIDILMYKIFYRFILGMKVFHPLNYVEYVKNDAEKLLNEKFDWQPFQHKHHESRFTSFYEDFWLPQKFGYQKRRAHFSSLILTGQMSREEALNRISIPEIDDQSIRNEFDFVAQKLGFEIEEFKNIFNKPNRTLNDFKSKRKLISLGIEMTRFLKLERRLFR, encoded by the coding sequence ATGAGGAAATATCAAATTTGTACTAAAACTATTATGGACACGTCTGATTCGGGTATCATTTTCAATGAAGCTGGAGAAAGTGACTATTATACAAATTTCATTGAAAATATATTGCCTGTTTGGAATTATGGAAAAGGGAGAGAAAATGACCTAAATGAAATCGCAGCAAAAATCAAGAAAACTAACTCTAATAAAGATTTTGACTGTATTATAGGTTTAAGCGGAGGATTAGATAGTTCCTATACTGCTTATATTGCCAAAGAAAAAATGGGGCTTAGACCTCTTTTGTATCATGTAGACGCTGGATGGAATACACATCAGGCTGTAAGTAATATAGAAAAACTTGTTAATGGTTTGAATTTAGAGCTATATACAGATGTTATCAATTGGGGAGAAATGAAAGATCTTCAAAGATCTTTTTTCCATGCTCAGGTACCAGATGTAGATATGCCACAAGATGTGGCTTTTTTTTCAAGCTTATATAAGTTTGCAAGAAAGAATAATATTAAATACATTTTAACAGGATCTAATTATAGCACTGAATGTTGTAGAGAACCTGAAGAGTGGGGTGCATACCCAGGCATTGATTCCGTTTTAATTAATGATATTCATGCTAAATATGGTAATAAAAAATTGAAAAGCTTCCCAATCATAGATATTTTGATGTACAAAATATTCTATCGGTTTATTTTAGGAATGAAGGTATTTCATCCTCTTAATTATGTTGAATATGTAAAGAATGATGCAGAAAAATTGTTAAATGAAAAATTTGACTGGCAGCCGTTTCAGCACAAGCATCATGAATCTCGTTTTACCAGCTTTTATGAGGATTTTTGGCTTCCTCAGAAGTTTGGCTACCAAAAAAGGAGAGCTCATTTTTCAAGCCTTATTTTAACAGGACAGATGTCAAGAGAAGAAGCTTTGAACAGAATTTCTATACCAGAGATCGATGATCAGTCAATTAGAAATGAATTTGATTTCGTTGCACAAAAGCTAGGTTTTGAGATTGAGGAATTTAAAAATATTTTTAATAAGCCTAATAGAACCTTAAACGATTTTAAATCTAAACGCAAGCTGATAAGTTTAGGGATAGAAATGACAAGATTTTTAAAACTAGAAAGAAGACTGTTCAGATGA
- the hisH gene encoding imidazole glycerol phosphate synthase subunit HisH — MITVINYGVGNINAFINIYKKHGIPTNIATHFRDLDHVNNLILPGVGSFDYAMQMLNASGMRERLDELVLNEKKNVLGICVGMQMMAKSSEEGKSEGLDWIRGKVKKIDTSKINHRSKLPHMGWNTVKSIKDHVIFKDMQEEELFYFLHSYYFEVENDKNCYGLTHYGEDFASIIHEENIYGIQCHPEKSHIAGENFLKNFAKL, encoded by the coding sequence ATGATTACAGTTATAAATTATGGAGTAGGTAATATAAATGCATTTATAAATATTTATAAAAAGCATGGAATTCCAACCAATATTGCGACCCATTTTCGAGATTTAGATCATGTAAATAATCTTATTCTACCAGGAGTAGGTTCATTTGATTATGCTATGCAAATGTTAAATGCTTCCGGAATGCGGGAAAGACTGGATGAGCTTGTCTTGAATGAAAAAAAAAATGTGCTTGGTATATGTGTAGGAATGCAGATGATGGCCAAGTCAAGTGAAGAAGGAAAATCTGAGGGATTGGATTGGATTAGAGGTAAAGTAAAGAAAATTGATACTTCAAAAATTAATCATAGATCAAAATTACCCCACATGGGATGGAATACAGTAAAATCCATCAAAGATCATGTAATTTTTAAGGATATGCAGGAAGAAGAACTTTTCTATTTCTTACATTCCTATTATTTTGAAGTTGAAAATGATAAAAATTGTTATGGATTAACTCATTATGGAGAAGATTTTGCAAGTATTATTCACGAAGAAAATATATATGGAATACAATGCCATCCAGAAAAGAGTCATATTGCAGGGGAAAATTTTTTAAAAAATTTCGCAAAATTATAA
- a CDS encoding AglZ/HisF2 family acetamidino modification protein: MLQPRIIVSLLLQEDELIKTKKFKNPQYIGDPINTVKIFNEKKVDELSIFDIGATRNNIEPNYNLIEQIAAQSRMPVCYGGGIKNAAQAQKIFNLGIEKIALSSAIFQVPNIIETISEKVGAQSVVAVLDIKKNLWGGYDVFINNGKTQVKDNLLSILAMLEKNGVGEIVINHIDNDGTGKGYDFNLIEKVSKQISKPLTVLGGAGSLEDIKQLFKHFGIIGAAAGSLFVFKGRYNAVLINYPDAETKNTLYNIDYAN; encoded by the coding sequence ATGCTACAGCCCAGAATTATAGTAAGCTTATTATTGCAAGAGGATGAGCTAATTAAAACAAAAAAATTTAAAAATCCACAATATATAGGCGATCCTATAAATACAGTGAAAATTTTCAATGAAAAAAAAGTTGATGAACTGTCTATATTTGATATAGGTGCCACTAGAAATAATATTGAACCTAATTACAACCTTATTGAACAAATAGCCGCACAATCTAGGATGCCTGTTTGCTATGGAGGTGGAATAAAAAATGCAGCACAAGCACAGAAGATTTTTAATTTAGGTATTGAGAAAATTGCTTTAAGCAGTGCAATATTTCAAGTACCCAATATAATAGAAACTATTTCTGAAAAAGTAGGAGCCCAAAGTGTAGTAGCCGTTTTAGATATTAAAAAAAACTTATGGGGAGGCTATGATGTATTTATTAATAATGGAAAAACTCAAGTAAAAGACAATCTTTTATCTATATTGGCTATGCTTGAGAAGAATGGGGTAGGTGAAATTGTAATCAATCATATAGATAATGATGGTACAGGAAAAGGATATGATTTTAATCTTATTGAAAAAGTAAGTAAGCAGATCTCAAAACCTTTAACTGTTTTAGGAGGAGCAGGCTCCTTAGAAGATATAAAACAACTTTTTAAGCATTTTGGAATAATAGGTGCAGCTGCAGGGAGTCTATTTGTCTTTAAAGGAAGATATAATGCAGTTTTAATTAATTATCCAGATGCAGAAACAAAAAATACTCTTTATAATATAGATTATGCAAATTAA
- a CDS encoding polysaccharide biosynthesis protein gives MQIKNKTLLITGGTGSFGTAVLRKFIETDHFKEIRIFSRDEKKQDDMRNQFKNNKLKFYIGDVRDFNSIEPAMRGVDYVFHAAALKQVPSCEFFPMQAVKTNVEGTQNVIEAAAKNKVQKVICLSTDKAAYPINAMGISKAMMEKVAVAASRNLEDTVVCLTRYGNVMASRGSVIPLFIKQIKNGGEITITDPNMTRFLMSLEEAVDLVLFAFEHGNPGDLFVNKAPAGTIGDLAQALKEMLKADNPIKIIGTRHGEKLYETLCTREEMIKAEDMGDFYRIPADNRDLNYAQYFSEGIEDVSKIEDYHSHNTQQQDVEGMKNLLLKLPLIRKEVLGEDVMQYPD, from the coding sequence ATGCAAATTAAGAATAAAACACTTTTAATTACAGGTGGTACGGGATCTTTCGGAACCGCAGTATTGAGAAAATTTATAGAAACAGATCATTTTAAAGAAATCCGTATTTTTTCTAGAGATGAGAAAAAACAGGATGATATGAGAAATCAGTTTAAAAATAATAAATTGAAATTTTATATTGGAGATGTAAGAGATTTTAATAGTATAGAACCCGCTATGAGAGGGGTCGATTATGTTTTTCATGCTGCAGCATTAAAACAAGTGCCTTCTTGTGAGTTTTTTCCTATGCAAGCAGTAAAAACAAATGTTGAAGGAACACAGAATGTCATTGAGGCTGCCGCAAAAAACAAAGTGCAAAAAGTAATATGTTTGAGTACTGATAAAGCTGCTTATCCTATCAATGCTATGGGAATTTCTAAAGCAATGATGGAAAAAGTTGCCGTAGCAGCTTCCAGAAACTTAGAAGATACGGTTGTATGTCTTACCAGATATGGCAACGTAATGGCATCAAGAGGATCTGTGATTCCTTTATTCATAAAACAGATTAAAAACGGAGGAGAGATAACCATTACGGATCCTAATATGACCCGCTTCCTAATGTCATTAGAAGAGGCCGTTGATTTAGTTTTGTTTGCATTTGAACATGGAAATCCTGGAGATCTATTCGTGAATAAAGCTCCTGCTGGAACTATAGGAGACCTAGCACAGGCGTTGAAAGAAATGTTGAAGGCAGACAATCCTATAAAAATTATTGGAACAAGACATGGTGAAAAATTATATGAAACACTATGTACTCGTGAAGAAATGATCAAAGCAGAAGATATGGGAGATTTCTATAGAATTCCTGCAGATAATAGAGATCTCAACTATGCTCAATATTTTTCTGAGGGGATAGAAGATGTATCAAAAATTGAAGATTATCATTCTCATAACACGCAGCAACAGGATGTAGAAGGAATGAAAAATCTTCTATTAAAACTTCCCTTGATTAGAAAAGAAGTTTTAGGAGAAGATGTAATGCAATATCCTGATTAA
- a CDS encoding WxcM-like domain-containing protein: MKVPEIFKGGQFSDERGRLIFNNTFDASEVKRLYYIEDIDTESIRGWIGHKVEQRWLSAIQGKFMIKLIYIDNWKTPYRKSEILEFELSSGDLTILHIPQGYVSAIQTKEEKSKLLVMADYSLGEIDDSYRFPIDYFENL, translated from the coding sequence ATGAAAGTCCCGGAAATTTTTAAAGGAGGGCAATTTTCTGATGAAAGAGGAAGGCTTATTTTCAATAATACCTTTGATGCTTCTGAAGTTAAAAGGTTATATTATATTGAAGATATAGATACTGAATCCATAAGAGGTTGGATTGGACATAAAGTTGAACAACGCTGGCTTTCAGCAATACAAGGAAAGTTTATGATCAAATTGATATATATTGATAATTGGAAAACTCCTTATAGAAAGTCCGAAATTCTGGAATTTGAATTAAGCTCCGGAGATTTAACTATTTTACATATCCCTCAAGGGTATGTAAGCGCAATCCAAACCAAAGAAGAAAAATCAAAATTATTGGTAATGGCAGACTATTCTTTAGGTGAAATAGATGATAGCTATCGTTTCCCTATTGATTATTTTGAAAATTTATAA
- a CDS encoding polysaccharide biosynthesis C-terminal domain-containing protein — MKKIGITGQNGFVGSHLYNTLGLKPDQFERINFERDFFDDPEKLDEFVKQCDVIVHLAAINRHPEPQVIFDSNIDLVNRLISSLERTESKAHVLFSSSSQEEKDNLYGRSKKEGRELFAAWAEKSKGHFTGLVIPNVFGPFGKPNYNSFIATFCYKLTHGEYPVVDHDGEVNLIYVGELVEEIINTIESETFEKLYEVPYTSTNKVSEVLKKLENYKNLYFENGEIPVLETTFDLNLFNTFRCYFDIKNHYPVKFTQHIDPRGAFVEVIRLGIGGQCSFSTTVSGITRGNHYHTRKIERFAVIKGKALIQLRKIDTDEVMDFYLDGTEPAYVDMPIWYTHNIKNIGEEELYTIFWINEPFNSEDPDTYFLEV, encoded by the coding sequence ATGAAAAAAATAGGAATTACAGGTCAAAATGGGTTCGTAGGATCTCATTTATATAATACATTAGGCTTAAAGCCAGATCAGTTTGAGAGAATAAATTTTGAAAGAGATTTCTTTGATGATCCTGAAAAGTTGGATGAATTTGTAAAGCAGTGTGATGTAATTGTACATCTGGCGGCAATCAATCGCCATCCTGAACCTCAGGTAATATTTGATAGTAATATTGACCTAGTAAATAGGTTAATAAGTTCGTTAGAAAGAACAGAATCAAAGGCTCATGTGCTGTTTTCATCTTCATCACAAGAAGAAAAAGATAATTTATACGGCAGATCCAAAAAAGAAGGAAGAGAGCTTTTTGCTGCATGGGCAGAAAAATCTAAAGGTCACTTTACAGGATTAGTAATTCCAAATGTTTTTGGCCCTTTTGGAAAGCCAAATTATAATTCATTCATCGCAACTTTTTGCTATAAACTTACTCATGGGGAATACCCTGTTGTTGATCATGATGGTGAGGTGAACCTGATCTATGTAGGAGAACTTGTAGAGGAAATTATCAATACAATAGAAAGCGAAACATTTGAAAAATTATATGAAGTTCCATATACTTCAACCAATAAGGTTTCAGAAGTTCTTAAAAAATTAGAAAATTATAAGAATCTCTATTTTGAAAATGGAGAAATTCCGGTATTGGAAACTACATTTGATCTAAATCTTTTTAATACCTTTCGTTGTTATTTTGATATCAAAAATCATTATCCTGTCAAGTTTACACAACATATAGATCCAAGAGGAGCATTTGTAGAAGTAATCAGATTAGGAATAGGTGGTCAGTGCTCATTTTCAACAACAGTTTCAGGAATTACAAGAGGTAATCATTATCATACAAGAAAAATAGAACGTTTTGCGGTAATAAAAGGCAAGGCCTTAATTCAATTGAGGAAAATTGATACCGATGAAGTGATGGATTTTTATTTGGATGGAACAGAACCGGCTTATGTAGATATGCCAATCTGGTATACTCACAATATTAAAAATATTGGAGAAGAGGAACTATATACTATTTTCTGGATCAATGAACCTTTCAATTCTGAAGATCCTGATACTTATTTTCTTGAGGTTTAA
- a CDS encoding glycosyl hydrolase family 28-related protein, translating to MKSYLTLCFLTVFVFSFAQNIDIKNYGAKGDGVSDDTNAFTKAVNDINMKYGKQKRHVNLFIPSGTYIISKPIILNKFISITGEFVNSTIIKVKNPNSEAIILERNGDEHIIDGYNYIKSLTLLGPNCDDKNVFDPKPQYTNSTKSTGIKIYGLRTRVEDIQIEGFANNGIEILSAYYTFITNCFIRNNGIGVLLDKESTSVYLTKSEMRYNSIGIYITGRSFANFINNNMIENNLAGYLSADKTSQLSNLKSTGRGIVIDQASNNMINNNYFERHYVSVSVSNSYNNVINNNFFAVNGDGDTANKDKSQTLYQLVGSTSNNMFEKNVTVSSRPAKVIVSDDADLSRNTIDMDPDSNRALKNELMKNRNSSFKAPKIVDQK from the coding sequence ATGAAAAGTTATTTAACATTGTGTTTCCTAACAGTATTTGTTTTTTCATTCGCCCAAAATATAGATATTAAAAATTATGGGGCAAAAGGTGATGGTGTATCTGATGATACGAATGCCTTTACTAAAGCAGTAAACGATATCAACATGAAATATGGAAAACAAAAGAGACATGTAAATCTTTTTATTCCGTCTGGCACCTACATTATTTCAAAACCTATAATCCTCAATAAATTTATTAGTATAACAGGTGAGTTTGTAAATAGTACAATCATAAAAGTTAAGAACCCCAATTCTGAAGCTATCATTTTGGAAAGAAACGGTGATGAGCACATAATAGATGGATATAACTATATTAAAAGCCTGACATTACTAGGTCCTAATTGCGATGATAAAAATGTTTTTGATCCCAAACCTCAGTATACGAACAGCACCAAAAGTACAGGTATAAAAATCTATGGATTAAGAACCAGAGTTGAGGATATTCAAATAGAGGGCTTTGCTAATAATGGAATTGAAATTCTATCTGCATACTATACTTTTATAACGAATTGTTTTATCCGTAATAATGGCATTGGTGTTTTACTTGACAAAGAGTCTACAAGTGTATATCTTACTAAAAGTGAAATGAGATATAATTCTATTGGAATTTATATTACGGGAAGATCATTTGCTAATTTCATCAATAATAATATGATTGAAAATAATCTTGCAGGTTATCTGAGTGCTGATAAAACATCCCAATTATCCAATTTAAAAAGTACAGGAAGAGGCATCGTTATTGATCAGGCATCCAATAATATGATTAATAATAATTATTTTGAAAGACATTATGTAAGTGTATCTGTTAGTAATTCTTATAATAACGTAATCAACAACAATTTTTTTGCTGTAAATGGAGACGGAGATACGGCCAATAAGGATAAATCTCAGACACTATACCAGCTAGTAGGTAGCACAAGCAATAATATGTTTGAAAAAAACGTTACTGTAAGCTCACGTCCTGCAAAAGTTATTGTAAGTGATGATGCTGACCTTTCAAGGAACACCATTGATATGGATCCTGACAGCAACAGAGCCCTAAAAAATGAACTTATGAAAAACAGAAATTCATCCTTTAAGGCTCCTAAAATTGTAGATCAAAAATAA